From Halopelagius inordinatus, a single genomic window includes:
- a CDS encoding DsrE/DsrF/DrsH-like family protein: MSADTSDASSDGAPSRAELAARVAELEERVAEATAEDETKKMSIIATKGTLDMAYPPLILASTAAAFGYEVTVFHTFWGLDILHEERSKNLKLSSVGNPNMPVPNIVGALPGMDRMTTT; the protein is encoded by the coding sequence ATGAGCGCGGACACATCTGACGCGTCGTCCGACGGCGCGCCTTCACGCGCGGAGTTGGCCGCACGTGTCGCCGAACTCGAAGAGCGGGTCGCCGAGGCCACGGCCGAGGACGAGACGAAGAAGATGAGCATCATCGCGACGAAGGGGACGCTCGACATGGCGTATCCGCCGCTCATCCTCGCCAGCACCGCCGCCGCGTTCGGCTACGAGGTGACCGTCTTCCACACGTTCTGGGGACTCGACATCCTCCACGAGGAGCGTTCGAAGAACCTCAAGCTCAGTTCCGTCGGAAACCCGAACATGCCCGTCCCGAACATCGTCGGCGCGCTCCCCGGCATGGACCGCATGACCACGAC
- a CDS encoding sulfurtransferase TusA family protein, translating into MSAEFDITETLDVKGASCPMPVVKTKSAIDALDEGDVLEVLATDSGSMSDIDGWAAGTEGVELVEQEEGDGVYRHYVRKTE; encoded by the coding sequence ATGAGTGCTGAATTCGACATCACGGAGACGCTCGACGTGAAAGGTGCATCGTGTCCCATGCCAGTGGTAAAGACGAAGTCCGCCATCGACGCTCTCGACGAGGGTGACGTTCTCGAAGTGCTCGCGACTGATTCGGGAAGCATGAGCGACATCGACGGGTGGGCGGCCGGAACTGAAGGCGTCGAACTCGTCGAACAGGAGGAGGGCGACGGCGTGTACAGACACTACGTCCGCAAGACGGAGTGA